Proteins encoded in a region of the Gemmatimonadota bacterium genome:
- a CDS encoding amidohydrolase family protein: protein MSCTSMQVRGAARGALFALTLLFAFQAPAWSPLAAQDAEAADDEKKDKKKDPPLPLEAAREVQFSTDEGSWISLDVSPDGSTIVFDLLGDLYTLPMEGGTATQLTSGMAFDEQPRYSPDGTEILFVSDRSGGDNLWTIDVATGDTTQLTKGNDRNYMSPAWTPDGQYVVASRGESRLGVVQLWLGHVDGGSGQTLLGEPDNLKTAGAAVTPDGRQIWFARRQDSWDYNAALPQYQLAYYDRETGDVFGRTSRYGSGFRPTISPDGRWLVYGTRHEDETGLMKRDLRTGDESWLAYPVQRDDQESIADRDVMPGMAFTPDSREVVASYGGKIWRVPLDGSPHIPVPFTVDVDLDIGPPLFFDYPIDDSPTFTAREIRDASPSPDGSRLAFSALGRLYVLDWPDGEPRRLTDADHVEAQPTWSPDGRWLAYVTWEDDGGHIRKVRSDGRGDTRLTDTPATYQRPAWSPAGDRLVAIRGPARAYREATGPFAPGASEDLVSVAADPSGGPAPAQLIAPAEGRGAPHFGGSADRIYLTRGGTLLSIRWDGTDEKEHLRVTGSKRPRADQPNNASLILMAPVGDQAIAQVNDHIYTVTVPFVGGETPSVSISNPDNAPFPAKRLTEVGGQFPAWGADGRAVHWSIGNAHVVYDLDRAEAFADSVAEAKKQAAEEEEAEEEGEGDADDEAEGEDEAEEEDEEPEYEPVLRRVAVTASRDLPAGDAVLRGARIITMEGDQVIEGGDVLVRGNRIAAVGAAGEVEVPAGAEVIDVSGMTIVPGFVDTHAHIRPAFGLHKNEAWAFLANLAYGVTTVRDPQTSTTDILTYGDLVETGDMIGPRIYSTGPGVFGNYVEDPIKDLDDAKKLLTQYSEFFDTKTIKMYMAGNRQQRQWVAMASKEHELMPTTEGGLMFGYNITMMIDGYAGQEHSFPIYPVYRDVIELAARSGIFYTPTLLVSYGGPFGENYFYAKENPHDDPKLARFTPHSVLDRSTRRRNAGWFRDEEYVFSDHGVGVRAIVDAGGKVGVGSHGQLQGLGYHWELWAVASGGLSEHDALRAATIFGAEAIGLEGDVGTLSGGKLADLVVLSGNPLDDIRNTNTVRYVMKNGRLYDGDTLDEIWPRQIQRAAGSWVADEPETAAGIRPDVTASGDRPLAEEEAGSR, encoded by the coding sequence ATGTCATGTACCAGCATGCAGGTACGCGGCGCCGCCCGAGGCGCCCTCTTCGCCCTGACGCTTCTCTTCGCGTTTCAGGCGCCGGCGTGGTCGCCACTCGCGGCGCAGGACGCCGAAGCGGCGGACGACGAGAAGAAGGACAAGAAGAAGGACCCGCCCCTGCCGCTGGAGGCCGCCCGCGAGGTCCAGTTCAGCACGGACGAAGGAAGCTGGATCTCGCTGGATGTCAGCCCCGACGGGAGCACCATCGTCTTCGACCTTCTCGGCGATCTGTACACGCTGCCGATGGAGGGAGGCACCGCGACGCAACTGACCAGCGGGATGGCGTTCGACGAGCAGCCGCGCTACAGCCCGGACGGGACCGAGATCCTGTTCGTCTCGGACCGCAGCGGCGGCGACAACCTGTGGACCATCGACGTAGCGACCGGCGACACGACGCAGCTCACCAAGGGCAACGACCGCAACTACATGTCCCCGGCGTGGACGCCGGATGGCCAGTACGTGGTCGCGTCCCGCGGGGAGAGCCGGCTGGGCGTCGTGCAGCTGTGGCTGGGGCACGTCGATGGCGGCAGCGGGCAGACGCTGCTCGGAGAGCCCGACAACCTCAAGACGGCGGGCGCGGCGGTGACGCCCGACGGACGCCAAATCTGGTTCGCGCGGCGGCAGGACAGCTGGGACTACAACGCGGCGCTGCCGCAGTACCAGCTCGCGTACTACGACCGCGAAACCGGTGACGTGTTCGGACGCACCTCCCGCTACGGGTCCGGCTTCAGGCCGACGATTTCTCCGGACGGACGCTGGCTGGTGTACGGCACGCGCCACGAGGACGAGACCGGCCTGATGAAGCGCGACCTGCGCACCGGCGACGAGTCCTGGCTCGCCTACCCGGTGCAGCGCGATGACCAGGAGTCGATCGCCGACCGCGACGTGATGCCGGGCATGGCGTTCACGCCTGATTCCCGCGAGGTCGTGGCGTCGTACGGCGGCAAGATCTGGCGCGTACCGCTCGACGGCTCGCCGCACATCCCGGTGCCGTTCACGGTGGACGTGGACCTGGACATCGGCCCGCCGCTCTTCTTCGACTACCCGATCGACGACAGCCCGACCTTCACCGCGCGAGAAATCCGCGACGCGTCCCCGTCGCCGGATGGATCACGACTGGCGTTCAGCGCCCTGGGCCGGCTCTACGTCCTGGATTGGCCCGACGGCGAGCCGCGCCGCCTGACCGACGCCGACCACGTCGAAGCACAGCCCACGTGGTCGCCGGACGGCCGCTGGCTGGCCTACGTGACCTGGGAAGACGACGGCGGCCACATCCGCAAGGTGCGCTCGGACGGCCGAGGCGACACACGCCTTACCGACACGCCCGCCACCTACCAGCGCCCCGCCTGGTCACCCGCCGGCGATCGCCTGGTGGCGATTCGAGGTCCCGCGCGGGCGTACCGCGAGGCGACGGGTCCGTTCGCCCCGGGCGCCTCCGAAGACCTGGTCTCCGTCGCAGCCGACCCGTCCGGCGGACCGGCTCCGGCGCAGCTCATCGCGCCGGCCGAGGGCCGGGGGGCGCCGCACTTCGGTGGCTCCGCCGATCGCATTTACCTGACCCGCGGCGGCACGCTGCTGTCGATCCGCTGGGACGGCACGGACGAGAAGGAGCACCTGCGCGTGACCGGCTCGAAGCGGCCGCGCGCGGACCAGCCCAACAACGCCTCGCTCATTCTGATGGCGCCCGTCGGCGACCAGGCCATCGCGCAGGTAAACGACCACATCTACACGGTCACGGTGCCCTTCGTGGGCGGAGAGACGCCCAGCGTGTCGATCTCCAATCCCGACAACGCGCCGTTCCCGGCCAAGAGGCTGACCGAGGTGGGCGGACAGTTCCCCGCCTGGGGCGCGGACGGCCGCGCCGTCCACTGGTCCATCGGCAACGCCCACGTGGTCTACGACCTGGACCGCGCCGAGGCCTTCGCGGACTCGGTGGCGGAGGCCAAGAAGCAGGCCGCGGAGGAAGAGGAAGCGGAGGAAGAAGGCGAAGGCGACGCGGACGACGAGGCCGAGGGCGAAGACGAGGCCGAAGAGGAAGACGAGGAGCCGGAGTACGAGCCGGTACTGCGCCGCGTCGCGGTCACCGCCAGCAGAGACCTGCCGGCGGGCGATGCCGTGCTGCGGGGCGCCAGAATCATCACCATGGAGGGCGACCAGGTCATCGAGGGCGGCGACGTCCTGGTGCGCGGCAACAGGATCGCCGCGGTGGGCGCCGCGGGCGAGGTGGAGGTGCCGGCCGGCGCCGAGGTCATCGACGTATCCGGCATGACCATCGTACCCGGCTTCGTGGACACGCACGCCCACATACGGCCTGCGTTCGGGCTGCACAAGAACGAGGCCTGGGCGTTCCTGGCGAACCTCGCGTACGGCGTCACGACGGTGCGCGACCCGCAAACGTCGACCACGGACATCCTCACGTACGGGGATCTGGTCGAGACGGGGGACATGATCGGCCCACGCATCTACTCCACCGGCCCGGGCGTCTTCGGCAACTACGTCGAGGACCCGATCAAGGACCTCGACGACGCGAAGAAGCTGCTGACCCAGTACAGCGAGTTCTTCGATACCAAGACCATCAAGATGTACATGGCCGGCAATCGTCAGCAGCGGCAGTGGGTCGCGATGGCCTCCAAGGAGCATGAGCTCATGCCCACCACCGAGGGTGGACTCATGTTCGGCTACAACATCACCATGATGATCGACGGCTACGCGGGACAGGAGCACTCCTTCCCCATCTATCCCGTGTACAGGGACGTGATCGAGTTGGCCGCACGCTCGGGCATCTTCTACACGCCCACCTTGCTCGTGTCGTACGGCGGTCCGTTCGGAGAGAACTACTTCTACGCGAAGGAGAATCCGCACGACGACCCCAAACTGGCTCGCTTCACGCCGCACTCGGTGCTGGACCGCTCGACGCGGCGGCGCAACGCCGGCTGGTTCCGTGACGAGGAGTACGTGTTCAGCGACCACGGGGTCGGGGTCCGCGCCATAGTCGACGCGGGCGGGAAGGTCGGAGTCGGGAGCCACGGACAGCTTCAGGGCCTGGGCTACCACTGGGAGCTGTGGGCCGTGGCTTCCGGCGGCCTCAGCGAGCACGACGCGCTGCGCGCGGCGACCATCTTCGGGGCCGAAGCCATCGGGCTCGAGGGCGACGTCGGCACGCTCTCCGGAGGCAAGCTGGCCGATCTGGTGGTTCTGAGTGGCAATCCGCTGGACGATATCCGGAATACGAACACCGTGCGCTACGTCATGAAAAACGGCCGACTCTACGACGGCGACACGCTGGACGAGATCTGGCCACGGCAGATTCAGCGCGCCGCGGGGTCCTGGGTGGCCGATGAACCCGAGACCGCCGCGGGTATCCGCCCGGACGTGACCGCGTCGGGCGATCGTCCCCTGGCAGAGGAGGAAGCCGGCTCGCGATGA